From a region of the Paenibacillus segetis genome:
- a CDS encoding MaoC family dehydratase — protein sequence MKKIISAETIRKYAEISKDTAAIHLDEEAAVKAGYKRPIAHGMYIMGLAQSLYLAQHPTQWITTYRMKFLQPLLVDTVAIFHFEINEGDIEVTVRGESGEMIASGTFSVKEVVN from the coding sequence ATGAAAAAAATAATTTCAGCAGAGACAATCCGTAAATATGCCGAAATCTCTAAAGATACGGCTGCCATTCATTTGGACGAGGAAGCCGCAGTAAAAGCTGGATATAAACGTCCGATTGCACATGGCATGTATATCATGGGGTTAGCACAATCATTGTATTTAGCTCAGCACCCAACACAATGGATTACAACCTATCGCATGAAATTTCTGCAACCACTATTAGTAGATACGGTTGCTATTTTTCACTTTGAGATCAACGAAGGTGATATCGAAGTTACCGTTCGAGGTGAATCTGGAGAAATGATTGCTTCGGGTACTTTCTCCGTAAAAGAGGTAGTGAATTGA
- a CDS encoding energy-coupling factor transporter transmembrane component T family protein has translation MANSVLIGQYVDRDSLLHRLDPRTKIVSLIMMMLSFLTLETFISYAVASIIILGILLLSQIPFRFFWKGIRPILVILIFTFLYHVIFTKGNVIWSWSFIELTEEGLQNGIRFVWRIMLFVLLASILTLTTKPLSLSQGLEKLLSPLSKLHVPIEQFSLMIVIAIRFIPTIIEELERILLAQKARGYDIKTLTLPKRIFAYIPILIPLLITIIQRAEQLTFAIDARAYGNGKGRTSYKLLKLQRVDYQAGGIVMIMSITMLLIKVGGI, from the coding sequence ATGGCTAATTCCGTATTAATAGGACAATACGTAGATAGAGATTCTTTATTACACCGACTCGATCCACGCACAAAAATTGTAAGTTTGATCATGATGATGCTGAGCTTTCTAACGCTAGAGACGTTTATTAGCTACGCAGTTGCATCTATCATCATATTGGGTATTTTGTTGTTATCGCAAATACCATTCCGTTTCTTTTGGAAAGGCATTCGACCGATCTTGGTTATTCTGATCTTCACCTTTCTATATCACGTCATATTCACAAAAGGAAATGTGATTTGGTCTTGGTCATTTATCGAATTAACTGAGGAAGGACTACAAAACGGGATACGCTTTGTCTGGCGTATTATGTTATTCGTCTTACTTGCCTCCATTTTAACATTGACCACAAAACCACTAAGCTTATCCCAAGGACTAGAAAAGTTGCTATCACCTTTATCTAAATTACACGTTCCTATTGAGCAATTCTCCTTAATGATCGTCATTGCGATTCGGTTTATTCCGACCATTATAGAGGAGCTGGAACGTATTCTTTTAGCTCAAAAGGCTAGAGGATATGATATTAAGACATTAACACTTCCTAAACGGATTTTTGCATATATCCCAATTCTCATTCCCTTGCTAATCACGATCATTCAACGTGCTGAGCAGTTGACCTTCGCGATTGATGCACGTGCTTATGGTAATGGCAAGGGGAGAACTTCCTATAAGCTATTGAAATTACAACGAGTTGATTATCAAGCAGGGGGAATTGTCATGATCATGTCGATAACCATGCTACTTATAAAAGTTGGGGGAATCTAG
- a CDS encoding MaoC family dehydratase N-terminal domain-containing protein, with protein sequence MNIIQHQIHITAEWITDYAQSIDAPLQVLQGKLVAPSTMPIIFWQAFDIPWLKGDHPLIHGKQHFSYEAPITARMILDCELSLTQIENKTSRHGNLILYTHSLVCFNEGDLIVTAETVLISVGENI encoded by the coding sequence ATGAATATTATTCAGCATCAGATTCATATCACTGCGGAATGGATTACAGATTATGCTCAAAGCATTGATGCTCCGTTACAAGTTTTACAAGGGAAACTTGTCGCACCATCAACCATGCCCATTATATTCTGGCAAGCATTTGATATCCCTTGGCTCAAAGGGGATCATCCTTTAATTCATGGCAAGCAGCATTTTTCTTACGAAGCACCTATTACTGCAAGAATGATCTTAGATTGTGAACTTTCATTAACGCAGATCGAGAACAAGACAAGCCGTCATGGAAATTTGATATTGTATACACATTCCCTTGTATGTTTCAACGAGGGTGATCTTATCGTTACCGCGGAAACCGTATTAATCTCTGTAGGGGAGAACATATGA
- a CDS encoding ATP-binding cassette domain-containing protein yields MVYQLSQVSVSYGDQLVLQNVSCTIQDGKWISVIGQTGAGKSTFVKVLKGLIPSFVGDYCMDQQPIARDAHGYPTVVPHVGYVFQYPEHQLFERNVYRELAFAPKLQQYSDLQITEMIDSILPQVGLSKEILPMAPFQLSGGEKRRVAVASVLMMNPQLLIVDEPTAGLDPVSRLSLLSQLKDWQQQDNRTVIFVSHQMNDVAEYSDEVIVFHEGRLMGHYEVNNLFLEHSDLLVEVGLSLPEPVQLLHLIEELSGQSIQVESCREQDIFEKVWPIWHTRSFNNG; encoded by the coding sequence ATGGTCTATCAATTAAGTCAGGTTAGCGTAAGCTATGGCGATCAGCTGGTATTGCAAAACGTCAGTTGCACGATTCAAGACGGTAAGTGGATTTCCGTTATTGGCCAAACAGGCGCTGGTAAGTCTACCTTTGTCAAAGTGCTGAAAGGATTGATTCCCTCTTTTGTCGGAGATTATTGCATGGATCAACAGCCTATAGCTAGAGATGCCCATGGATATCCAACAGTAGTTCCTCATGTGGGATATGTTTTTCAATACCCAGAGCATCAATTATTTGAAAGAAACGTATACAGGGAGCTTGCCTTTGCTCCAAAGCTACAGCAGTATTCAGATCTTCAGATAACAGAGATGATTGACAGCATATTACCACAAGTAGGTTTGTCCAAGGAGATTCTTCCAATGGCACCATTCCAGTTAAGCGGTGGTGAAAAACGCCGTGTAGCGGTCGCCTCGGTATTAATGATGAATCCACAACTATTGATTGTAGATGAACCAACAGCAGGTCTGGATCCCGTAAGTCGATTATCTCTGTTGAGTCAGCTTAAAGATTGGCAGCAGCAAGACAATCGTACCGTTATCTTTGTCTCTCATCAAATGAATGATGTTGCTGAATACTCAGATGAAGTCATCGTATTTCACGAAGGACGCCTCATGGGACATTATGAAGTCAATAATTTATTCCTAGAGCATTCAGATTTACTAGTGGAAGTTGGATTATCACTGCCAGAGCCCGTACAACTTTTACATCTGATAGAGGAATTATCCGGCCAATCCATTCAAGTGGAGAGCTGCAGAGAGCAGGATATTTTCGAAAAAGTGTGGCCCATTTGGCATACAAGGAGCTTCAATAATGGCTAA
- a CDS encoding SDR family NAD(P)-dependent oxidoreductase has translation MNKVALITGATRGIGRSIALHLGQAGYQVMVNGTKQALIDEVVEEIHRIDGEAFGYCANVADSNAVTSMVDAIIAKYGCIDVLIHNAGNVHDQKCNRMSDQSWESVLDVHLNGAFYCISRVLPHMQTNGGDILLMTSTAGLMGSVGQVNYSAAKAGILGIVWTLAAELQSHRIRVNGINPAALTDMTRPVIEHMMAKYASRKELFPKFWQVGEADDIARFVVALLAQPDADLTGEIFGVNGTKVTKWLRPAPSLSENSIEDFFKTWKHQKGRE, from the coding sequence TTGAATAAAGTAGCCTTAATTACAGGAGCGACTAGGGGGATTGGGCGCAGCATAGCCCTTCATCTAGGACAAGCTGGATATCAAGTGATGGTGAACGGGACGAAGCAAGCGCTGATTGATGAAGTTGTAGAGGAGATTCATCGTATCGATGGAGAAGCGTTCGGTTACTGTGCCAATGTTGCAGATTCCAACGCAGTTACTTCGATGGTGGATGCTATAATAGCAAAGTATGGCTGTATTGATGTATTGATTCATAACGCGGGCAATGTACATGATCAAAAATGTAATCGCATGAGCGATCAATCATGGGAATCCGTACTTGATGTCCATTTAAATGGCGCTTTTTATTGTATTTCACGAGTACTACCTCATATGCAAACGAATGGTGGAGACATTCTATTGATGACTTCGACTGCCGGATTAATGGGTTCCGTCGGGCAAGTGAACTACAGTGCGGCTAAAGCCGGAATACTCGGAATCGTGTGGACGCTAGCAGCTGAACTTCAGTCACACCGGATTCGGGTAAATGGCATTAATCCAGCGGCATTAACAGATATGACTAGACCAGTCATCGAGCACATGATGGCTAAATACGCCAGTCGTAAAGAGTTATTTCCTAAGTTCTGGCAAGTGGGTGAGGCGGATGATATTGCTCGATTCGTAGTTGCATTATTGGCACAGCCTGATGCCGATTTAACCGGTGAAATATTTGGTGTCAACGGTACAAAGGTTACGAAGTGGCTCAGGCCTGCACCTTCCTTATCCGAAAATAGCATCGAAGATTTCTTCAAGACATGGAAACATCAGAAGGGAAGAGAATAA
- a CDS encoding energy-coupling factor transporter ATPase: MLIFDHVHFYYKKGQPVIQNMSFTIESGQFVAIVGANGCGKSTIAKLINGLLLPKEGHVKFNDLDTSSPIELHKIHKQIGFVFQNPEDQFITTSVIDEIIFGLENISVPREEMRSRLDHALRAVQMEDYLHSMPHELSGGQKQRVAIAAIVAMRPQIIIFDEATSMLDPQGRRQVLSIMQELHRQGMTIIHITHHMEDVLSAERILLIHQGRLEFDGDPLVFFETMPVTDYQLELPFGVRLYQMLQQKTPFLADWKEMISSQWSIN; this comes from the coding sequence ATGCTTATATTCGATCACGTTCATTTTTATTATAAAAAAGGACAGCCTGTCATCCAGAATATGAGCTTTACGATAGAATCAGGGCAGTTTGTGGCCATTGTCGGCGCCAACGGCTGCGGTAAGTCTACGATAGCCAAGCTCATCAATGGATTACTGCTTCCCAAGGAAGGGCATGTGAAATTTAATGATCTAGACACATCAAGCCCTATTGAACTCCATAAGATTCATAAGCAAATAGGCTTTGTATTCCAAAACCCGGAAGATCAATTTATCACGACATCAGTAATAGATGAGATTATATTTGGATTAGAAAATATTTCAGTGCCCCGTGAAGAAATGCGTAGTCGACTGGATCATGCTCTTCGAGCTGTTCAAATGGAGGATTACCTACATTCGATGCCACATGAACTCTCAGGAGGGCAAAAGCAACGTGTTGCAATTGCGGCTATTGTGGCGATGCGCCCTCAGATCATTATTTTTGATGAGGCTACGTCGATGCTTGATCCACAAGGAAGAAGGCAAGTCCTTTCTATTATGCAGGAACTACACCGTCAGGGTATGACCATAATTCACATCACCCACCATATGGAGGATGTGCTGTCTGCAGAGCGTATTTTGCTCATTCATCAAGGTCGGCTTGAATTTGATGGCGATCCGTTGGTCTTTTTTGAAACAATGCCCGTGACCGACTATCAATTAGAACTCCCCTTTGGGGTGCGGTTATATCAAATGCTCCAACAAAAGACGCCATTTCTGGCTGATTGGAAGGAGATGATTTCGTCTCAATGGTCTATCAATTAA
- a CDS encoding NAD(P)H-dependent flavin oxidoreductase: MKWNTRITKLLQIKYPIIQGGLAYLAYADLAAAVSNAGGLGQVTAMSLPNADALLEEIRRARSLTNKPFGVNFAIGMYGANYMDRVQVAIDEQVPVVTITGGNPSAILELMQPTNIKTLVLVSSRRQAQKAEQLGASAVIVVGQEGGGHLGRDDVGTMVLVPQVVDAVNIPVVASGGIGDGRGWMAAHALGAEGIEMGTRFIATQDCIDASASYKEALVESSESDTTVIKRSIGAPARVLRSNFIDQILEIERVTPTYEALKKYISGEANKRWICDGIKEEGFGWAGQVTGMIHDVPTVAELFDRMVQEAESVRGKWGLN; this comes from the coding sequence ATGAAATGGAATACTCGTATCACAAAATTGTTGCAAATCAAGTATCCTATTATTCAAGGAGGACTTGCTTATTTAGCCTATGCAGACCTCGCTGCTGCTGTCTCTAATGCAGGAGGACTTGGCCAGGTTACAGCCATGAGTCTCCCGAATGCAGATGCCCTACTCGAAGAAATTAGACGTGCGCGCAGCTTAACTAACAAACCATTCGGAGTCAATTTTGCTATTGGTATGTATGGTGCAAATTACATGGATCGGGTACAAGTAGCAATAGATGAGCAAGTACCTGTTGTTACTATTACTGGGGGGAACCCTTCCGCAATATTAGAGCTAATGCAACCCACGAATATAAAAACACTTGTACTTGTATCCTCACGTAGACAGGCGCAAAAAGCTGAACAACTAGGGGCTTCCGCGGTAATTGTCGTTGGACAAGAAGGCGGGGGACACCTAGGACGTGATGATGTTGGAACCATGGTGCTTGTTCCTCAAGTCGTCGATGCTGTAAATATCCCGGTCGTTGCATCGGGTGGGATTGGAGATGGCCGCGGCTGGATGGCAGCACATGCTCTTGGAGCAGAGGGAATTGAAATGGGTACACGGTTTATCGCCACCCAGGACTGTATTGATGCCTCAGCTTCATATAAAGAAGCATTAGTAGAGAGTTCTGAGTCGGATACCACAGTAATCAAACGTTCCATCGGTGCTCCTGCCAGGGTATTACGAAGCAACTTTATCGATCAAATCCTCGAAATCGAACGTGTGACGCCTACCTATGAAGCGCTCAAGAAATATATTAGCGGTGAAGCTAACAAGCGCTGGATATGTGATGGTATCAAAGAAGAAGGCTTCGGCTGGGCAGGACAGGTAACCGGAATGATTCACGATGTTCCCACAGTCGCTGAGCTGTTCGACAGAATGGTTCAAGAGGCAGAGAGCGTTCGGGGGAAATGGGGACTAAATTAA